The DNA region TCGCTGCTGCCAAAGTATCGTGGAGCCGCGCCGATTCAATGGGCAATCGCCAACGGGGAAAATGTCACCGGTGTGACGACGATGCGACTTGACGCAGGGCTCGACACCGGAGACATGCTGTTGGCCAAGGTTGTTCCCATCGGACAGGAGGAGACGGCGGTCGATGTCTATGAGTGCCTCGCCGCGGTTGGAGCGGAATTGATGGTGGAGACGCTATGCGGGCTGGCCGACAAGTCTATCTTCTGCCAGCCTCAAGATCATTCGCTGGCAACCCTGGCGCCGATTCTGAAGCGCGAGGATGGCCTCATCGACTGCACGCGAATCGCACAGAGTGTTTACGATCGCTGGCGCGGTTTTCAGCCGTGGCCGGGAGCGCACACGACTTTGCGCGGTAAAAAGTTGATCGTTCACAAGATGCATGTGACAGCACACCCGACCGGCGGCGAACCCGGAACGCTTTTTGTGCAGGACAATGCGATGCTGCTGGTCTGCGCTAACGACACCGCGGTCTGTCTGGACGAGGTGCAGATGGAAGGCAAGCGGCGAATGAGCGCAGCCGAATTTCTAAACGGCTACCAGATAAAAAGCGGCGAACGGCTGCAAATATGAAGAACAAACCAGTCTTACAGAAACCATCGCAGATAAATCGAGCCGCTGCCATAAAGCGGCCAGCCTCTGCCGGACCAACTGCTTCTGCCGAAGCTGCGATTGGCAAAATCGCACCAGCCAGGCTGGCGGCGTTCGAGATTCTGACGCTGGTCGGCGAAGGCAAAGGTCACAGCGACGAGCTTTTGCACTCTCCCCGTATGGAGGTACTCTCACCTGAAGATAGAAACCTCACTACGGCGCTGGTGATGGGAGTCCTGCGTTGGCAGATTGCTCTGGACGCGCGAGTGCGTGGTCTACTGCAACGGCCAGAGCAGAGACTTGCAGAGCCGGTTGCGCTGGCCTTGAGGATAGGCGCATTTCAACTGCTGCATCTCGACCGCATTCCTGCTCATGCGGCGCTGGGCGAAAGCGTCGAGCTGTGCCGTGCCGCAGGACAGCCTCATGCAACGGGAATGGTTAACGCCGTGCTGCGTAAACTCGCAGCGGCGCAGAAGCCCGGACAGCGAGTCTTCGAGTCCGTCGCGGCGTTCTCCGAGCGCCTCGGCCACCCGCAATGGCTGGTAGAGCGATGGGTGGCGGCGTATGGCCGCGAGGCGGCGCTGAAGATCTGTGAGGCCGACCAGAAAGAGCCGGCCCAGGGTTCGTTGTTCCGTGAGACCGGCGGAGATCTTCCGCAAATGGACGATGGTTCGCGGCTAGTGGCGGAGCTTGCGGCAGTGGCGATGCCTGCAGCGAAGACCGTCTGGGATTGCTGTGCCGCTCCGGGTGGCAAGACGCTGATTCTGGCCCATCGGCTGGCCTCGGCAGAGATCACGGCAACCGATATAAGCGCAAAGCGGCTGGCCCAGACGGAAGCCCGCTTTCGGCGTTATGCCTATGCTGAGCGGATCCGCTGCGCGATCGCAGACGCCACCACGCCGTCGGGAGACCAGACCTTTGATCTGATCCTCTGCGATGTTCCTTGCAGCGGAACTGGAACGCTGGCCGGAAATCCGGAGATTCGCCACCGCCTGAAACCGGAGGAGTTTACGCGTCAGGCAGCCCGGCAGAGAGCAATCCTGAGCGCGGCGTTGAAGCGCCTCGCTCCCGGAGGGCGGCTGATCTACTCAACCTGCTCGCTGGAGCCGGAGGAGTGTGAGCGGGTGGTCGAGAATGTAATTGCAGGCACGGACACCCACCAAGTTCAGCTTGAAGATTCGCTTCTCAAGCTGGCTGCGTCTGGCACGCTAAAGGAAGGCGCAGATTTGACGGCAGCCGTGCGCGATGGCTGCCTGCGGACGCTGCCTGGGCTTCAGAACTGCGACGGCTTCTTCGCAACTGTTCTCGAAGCAGGAAAATAAACGCCAGAAAATCCGCTTAGTGAGTCAGCGTAATGTGGACCGACTCGCCCTTGACGACGCGGTAGCCCGCTAGTGGACTCTGGTCAACCACTGTTCCCGGCGGCACGGCTGCTGTCGTCGGTGCAGGCGCTACGGGAGCCGCAGCGGCGCCGCCCGGCGCCGTGGGCGCTGGCAGGTTAACGTCCTCGATGCTGGCGATATGCACGCCCGCCGCAGCCGCGCGATAGGCGGCAGTGGCGAGGGTTAAGCCGGTGAGGGACGGCATCACGTACGCAGTGTAATCAGGATCTTCCGGTGCGCTGAGTAGCAGGCTGACACGCGGACGATCAATGCCGGAGGCGTTGGGAGTAGGACTCTGTGCCAGAACGACGCCCGGCTCGCCGTCCGCGGGCAGTTGCGCGACAGTACCCCGCTCGAGCGCGAGGCGGCGCATCAGGATGGAAGCCGGACGCTCCGTTTGGCCGATGAGGTCGGGTACAGAGACCTTTTGCGGCCCGAGACTCTCAGTGACACGCACGGTCCATTCGCGACGGACAGTCGCTCCCGACGCGGGCGATTGAGCCAGAACATGGCCGGGAGCAATATCGTTCGAGTAGAAGCGGTTTTCGACATTGAGGCTAAGACCCTTTGAACTGGCCGCGTGGCTGGCTTCCGAAATCGTGAGACCGGCGAGGTTGGGGACCTCGACCTCGCGGCCATGGATGGCGAGACGCATCGAGAGGAACGCAGAGATCAGCGCGACCGCAAGCATCGCCATGGCACCGAAGAGAATATTGAAGAAGCGCTTCATGCTCAGGTTCAGGATACAGGGTTCGAGGGTTGATCAACCGCGGTTATCGGTGGCAGGTTCCGGATGGATCAGCAGGCGGCTGACCTCGGGAGCGTCGAGTTTGAAGGCTCCTTCGAGTGCGGTGATCACGGCGTGGACCTGGGCCATGGGCAGATCGTCGGGCAGAGTGCAGTGACAGCTGACCTGGAGGCGGTCGACTCCATTGGTGTGGGCGCGGGTGACGAAGACCTCGTGGATGTCGAGTATCTCGGGAAATGCTGCGGCGGCGCGGCGGAGGCGGACCTCGAGCTGGCGGTCGCGTTCGAGCGATACAGGGCGCTCAATGGTGGCAGGTTCGCTCTCGATGTGGGTGAGGATCATAGCGATGGCGGGGATCTCGCGGCGCATGTCGGCTTCGAGCCGCGTGGCCAGGGCATGAGCGTCGCGCAGAGACATGGTTTCGTCGACTTCGAGATGTTGTTCGACGTGGAGACGATGGTTGTACTCCTGCACGCTCACGTCGTGGATGGTGAGGTTGGAGCGGGCGGCTACAGCGCGGATGCGGTCGTGGACGCTCTCGGCGACGGAGGCCGTGGGGACAGAGTGGACGACGACATCGGCACCGGGAAGGTGGCGCTGGACGGCTGTGGTGGCTGCGGCGGTGATCTGTTCGGAGCGCTGGAAGGTGAGCTTGCGGGGCATGCCCAGGGTGACATCGGCAAAGTAATTTGAGCCGGAGCGGCGGGTGCGGACGCGGTCGACGGAGATTACGCCGTCGATGGCACTCAGGTCGCGGATGAGGTCGCGTCGCGTCTGAGCGCGGGTCTCGGCAGGCGTGGCGTCGAGCAGGGCGTCGATGGTGCGGCGTGCGAGCTTCCAACTGACGCGCAGGATGATGCCGGAGACGATGATGGCCGCGAGGGGGTCGGCGAGCTCGAGCAAGGGAAGGTGCCAGTGTTTGCCGGAGTAGGTTGCGGCAAGACCTAGGAGGACGGCGAAGGAGGACCAGATGTCGGTGCGGAAGTGGATGGCGTCGGCTTCGAGGGCTTCGCTGTTGTGCTGAACGGCGACGCGGTGGAGAGTACGGGAGCGGGAGTAATCGACGGTAATGGAGAGCAAAAGGACGGCGAAGGGCCAGATGGAGAAGGTGAGTGCCAGGTCCT from Edaphobacter paludis includes:
- the fmt gene encoding methionyl-tRNA formyltransferase, whose product is MKLVFCGTPQFAVPTLEAVIAADHDVALVVTQPDRAAGRGMEMQPPPVKRVALERGILIAQPEKIKNNFEFRTQLEDIRPEAILVVAYGRIIPQWMLDLPPLGCINLHGSLLPKYRGAAPIQWAIANGENVTGVTTMRLDAGLDTGDMLLAKVVPIGQEETAVDVYECLAAVGAELMVETLCGLADKSIFCQPQDHSLATLAPILKREDGLIDCTRIAQSVYDRWRGFQPWPGAHTTLRGKKLIVHKMHVTAHPTGGEPGTLFVQDNAMLLVCANDTAVCLDEVQMEGKRRMSAAEFLNGYQIKSGERLQI
- a CDS encoding transcription antitermination factor NusB; amino-acid sequence: MKNKPVLQKPSQINRAAAIKRPASAGPTASAEAAIGKIAPARLAAFEILTLVGEGKGHSDELLHSPRMEVLSPEDRNLTTALVMGVLRWQIALDARVRGLLQRPEQRLAEPVALALRIGAFQLLHLDRIPAHAALGESVELCRAAGQPHATGMVNAVLRKLAAAQKPGQRVFESVAAFSERLGHPQWLVERWVAAYGREAALKICEADQKEPAQGSLFRETGGDLPQMDDGSRLVAELAAVAMPAAKTVWDCCAAPGGKTLILAHRLASAEITATDISAKRLAQTEARFRRYAYAERIRCAIADATTPSGDQTFDLILCDVPCSGTGTLAGNPEIRHRLKPEEFTRQAARQRAILSAALKRLAPGGRLIYSTCSLEPEECERVVENVIAGTDTHQVQLEDSLLKLAASGTLKEGADLTAAVRDGCLRTLPGLQNCDGFFATVLEAGK
- a CDS encoding PASTA domain-containing protein; the encoded protein is MKRFFNILFGAMAMLAVALISAFLSMRLAIHGREVEVPNLAGLTISEASHAASSKGLSLNVENRFYSNDIAPGHVLAQSPASGATVRREWTVRVTESLGPQKVSVPDLIGQTERPASILMRRLALERGTVAQLPADGEPGVVLAQSPTPNASGIDRPRVSLLLSAPEDPDYTAYVMPSLTGLTLATAAYRAAAAGVHIASIEDVNLPAPTAPGGAAAAPVAPAPTTAAVPPGTVVDQSPLAGYRVVKGESVHITLTH
- a CDS encoding cation diffusion facilitator family transporter is translated as MTPVTTPEEAAHTHAAKRSAALLSVFAALIITLLKLITGIFTGSLGMLSEAAHSGIDLVAAAITFFSVQVSDRPPDEEHNYGHGKIESLSAFVETGLMLASCVWILTEAIRRILFHQDLALTFSIWPFAVLLLSITVDYSRSRTLHRVAVQHNSEALEADAIHFRTDIWSSFAVLLGLAATYSGKHWHLPLLELADPLAAIIVSGIILRVSWKLARRTIDALLDATPAETRAQTRRDLIRDLSAIDGVISVDRVRTRRSGSNYFADVTLGMPRKLTFQRSEQITAAATTAVQRHLPGADVVVHSVPTASVAESVHDRIRAVAARSNLTIHDVSVQEYNHRLHVEQHLEVDETMSLRDAHALATRLEADMRREIPAIAMILTHIESEPATIERPVSLERDRQLEVRLRRAAAAFPEILDIHEVFVTRAHTNGVDRLQVSCHCTLPDDLPMAQVHAVITALEGAFKLDAPEVSRLLIHPEPATDNRG